One genomic segment of Rivularia sp. PCC 7116 includes these proteins:
- a CDS encoding ShlB/FhaC/HecB family hemolysin secretion/activation protein has translation MNNTFRQILVRLLQFMLLGWINGGLTQAQTLDKVSPPNQNIFTPRPKPTPIFEPNLKPIKPQEPLNPSIPKSPQPPEILPDNREDTIVVKRFKVEGSTVFSPEELEKVTKDFTGINVTYTDLLKARSAVTKLYFKNGYETSGAFIPEQDIEAEVVKIQVIEGELEGKIEVQGNRRLGREYIRSRLASATSKPLNLNRLQEALRLLRLSPLVKDISAELSTGSTPAKSFLQVRIKEADTFSIQTSTDNGRSPSVGSFRRRLQVREANLLGGIGDDLVLGYANTDGSNSVDLSYTFPLNPKNAYFRFSYGTTSSNVIEPPFKKLDIEADSRYYEITLRQPIIQTATQQSANEFAIGLTASRLESETSLLSIPFPLSAGADDEGRTRVSALRFFQEWTQRNNVEVIALRSQFSLGLGGVLNSTINSNAPDSRFFAWRGQAQWVRRFPTSDILLSVSGNVQLADRTLLGLEQFALGGQESIRGYRQDALLADNGAFISAEVELPIYRTSNRKNVLQLIPFIDIGTVWNNSIRASPNRDALASETLASVGLGLQWRGSNNLTARIDWGIPLISIPEERRTWQEQGLYFSVQYNPF, from the coding sequence ATGAATAATACCTTTCGCCAGATATTGGTTCGGTTGCTTCAATTTATGTTGCTTGGTTGGATTAATGGAGGATTAACCCAAGCTCAAACTTTAGATAAGGTATCACCTCCCAATCAAAATATTTTCACTCCTCGACCGAAACCAACACCTATTTTTGAGCCAAATCTGAAACCTATAAAACCGCAAGAACCCTTAAATCCTTCCATACCAAAAAGCCCTCAACCTCCGGAAATTTTACCCGACAATAGGGAAGATACTATTGTTGTTAAACGCTTTAAGGTAGAAGGAAGTACAGTTTTTAGTCCTGAAGAATTAGAAAAAGTGACTAAGGATTTTACCGGAATAAATGTCACCTATACAGATTTACTCAAAGCTCGTTCTGCGGTTACTAAGCTTTATTTCAAGAACGGATATGAAACTTCTGGTGCTTTTATACCCGAACAAGATATTGAAGCAGAGGTAGTCAAAATTCAAGTAATTGAAGGTGAATTAGAAGGTAAAATTGAAGTCCAAGGAAATAGAAGGCTGGGACGTGAATACATACGCAGTCGCTTGGCTAGCGCTACATCCAAACCTTTAAATCTAAACCGCTTGCAGGAAGCTTTACGATTACTCAGACTCAGCCCTCTAGTAAAAGATATTTCTGCTGAATTGTCAACGGGTTCTACTCCTGCTAAAAGCTTTTTGCAAGTGCGAATTAAGGAAGCCGATACATTCAGCATTCAAACAAGCACTGATAATGGACGTAGCCCTAGTGTTGGTAGTTTTCGTCGCAGATTGCAAGTTCGAGAAGCTAATTTACTAGGGGGTATCGGAGACGATTTAGTTTTGGGTTACGCGAATACAGATGGTAGTAACAGTGTAGATTTGAGTTACACTTTTCCATTGAATCCTAAAAATGCTTATTTTCGCTTCAGTTATGGAACAACATCTAGTAATGTCATTGAACCTCCTTTTAAAAAATTAGATATTGAAGCTGACTCTCGTTATTATGAAATCACCCTACGTCAGCCAATAATTCAAACCGCTACACAACAATCCGCAAATGAATTTGCAATAGGTTTAACAGCTTCGCGTTTGGAAAGTGAAACTTCTTTGCTATCGATTCCTTTTCCCTTATCTGCTGGTGCTGACGATGAAGGACGTACCCGCGTTTCTGCACTGCGATTTTTTCAAGAATGGACTCAGCGTAATAATGTAGAAGTGATTGCTTTGCGCTCCCAGTTTAGTTTAGGACTTGGTGGGGTTCTCAATTCCACAATTAATTCCAATGCTCCAGATAGCCGTTTCTTTGCTTGGAGAGGACAAGCGCAGTGGGTACGTCGTTTTCCTACATCAGACATTTTATTATCAGTAAGTGGGAATGTGCAATTAGCAGACAGAACGCTCTTGGGTTTGGAACAGTTTGCTTTAGGAGGTCAAGAAAGTATAAGAGGATATCGCCAAGATGCTTTACTTGCGGATAATGGAGCTTTTATTTCTGCTGAGGTTGAGCTACCAATTTATCGTACTTCTAACCGAAAAAATGTATTACAACTGATTCCATTTATTGATATTGGAACAGTTTGGAATAATTCAATTAGAGCATCTCCAAATCGCGATGCGCTTGCATCAGAAACATTAGCATCCGTTGGTTTGGGTTTGCAATGGCGAGGGTCGAATAATTTAACCGCTCGTATTGATTGGGGTATTCCTTTAATTTCTATTCCTGAAGAGAGAAGAACATGGCAAGAACAAGGACTATATTTTTCCGTGCAGTACAATCCTTTTTAA
- a CDS encoding DUF1822 family protein has protein sequence MTNTFIENDILLALPLEAIEIEPEDFQEASVNSNKITDEALRWQTYQNALALIGFERWLKQRKPELQVDKSQCSIFQPQSTTTINATYNLKVNDLIVCLINRNDLTEEFIPVTKNTVYSAELAAHFYVLTEVLEEQEQVIINGFVRYDQLNNYLKSGNLQTSQNEYYQLPLSLFESQLNQLLLYLGFLTPNAIPLPVAASSDIPYLEEALGKAGQSIVNLSHWLHGAFDTGWQAAETVLAPSFRTTLAFRFRDARSQKTDATKSSLSGVKRGKLLNLGIEQAGKSLVLIVGFEAVEQNKFQVLVDIYPTTEQTYLPQNLQLMVLDETGKAVMQVQTRNTNKNIYLDFKGNPGERFSIKVILGDTSITEAFVI, from the coding sequence ATGACGAATACTTTTATTGAAAATGATATACTCTTGGCTCTACCATTAGAAGCTATTGAAATTGAACCAGAAGATTTTCAGGAAGCATCTGTAAATAGTAATAAAATTACTGATGAAGCTTTACGGTGGCAAACTTATCAGAACGCACTAGCATTAATTGGTTTTGAAAGATGGCTGAAGCAACGAAAACCCGAACTTCAAGTTGATAAAAGCCAATGTTCAATATTTCAGCCACAATCTACCACTACAATTAATGCAACATACAATCTTAAAGTTAATGATTTAATTGTTTGTTTGATTAACAGAAATGATTTGACTGAGGAGTTTATTCCAGTCACAAAAAATACTGTTTATTCAGCAGAATTAGCGGCTCATTTCTACGTGCTAACTGAGGTTTTAGAAGAACAAGAACAAGTTATAATCAATGGTTTTGTGCGTTACGACCAACTAAATAATTATTTGAAATCGGGGAATTTACAAACTTCCCAGAATGAGTACTATCAATTACCACTATCTTTATTTGAATCGCAACTAAATCAGTTGTTGTTATATTTGGGCTTTTTAACTCCCAACGCTATTCCATTACCAGTAGCAGCTTCTTCTGATATACCATATTTAGAAGAAGCTTTAGGTAAAGCTGGTCAATCTATAGTCAATTTGAGTCACTGGTTGCATGGTGCTTTTGATACGGGCTGGCAAGCGGCAGAGACAGTTTTAGCGCCTTCTTTTCGGACTACATTGGCTTTTAGATTTAGAGATGCTCGCAGCCAAAAAACTGATGCAACAAAAAGTTCCTTGTCTGGAGTTAAACGAGGTAAGTTACTTAATTTAGGAATAGAACAAGCAGGGAAGTCTTTAGTATTGATAGTTGGGTTTGAAGCTGTAGAACAAAATAAATTCCAGGTTTTGGTGGACATTTATCCTACAACAGAGCAAACTTATTTGCCCCAAAATTTGCAACTGATGGTTCTTGATGAAACAGGAAAAGCAGTGATGCAAGTTCAAACTAGAAATACCAATAAAAATATTTACTTGGATTTTAAAGGTAATCCTGGGGAACGGTTTAGTATTAAAGTTATTTTAGGCGATACCAGTATTACAGAAGCCTTTGTTATTTAA
- a CDS encoding filamentous hemagglutinin N-terminal domain-containing protein, whose amino-acid sequence MTIRLCCWIRSTIGILSFFSIVGTSTLFTNKVVAQITPDASLGTESSRVKPLNQLLEQIDGGAIRGTSLFHSFQDFNIKEGRGAYFSNPVGIENIIGRVTGENYSQILGTLGVLGNANLYFINPNGIIFGQNARLDINGSFSASTNSLILSDGSKFSSTISQEKPLLTVNLVKPIGFDVEVEKRNTTITNTGNLSVGQDLTFVADNIDLQGKLQAGRDLTLQAQDTVKIRDSATNPFIAQSGRNLVIQGNQEVDIFALNHPNSGLFSGKDMTLRSANDVLGDSHYQTGGNFRIEKLDGSLGNLFSPYDPVLLASGNVNLGDYTGASLHILAGGSVTLNNVTINDTDTEQNTISPSNNNLFNGVNSFADLANINLSDKQRTSITVDGSKQPTLDIRAGIDWSQLGGLPIPDPNQQDSNSSFSNTQPTITSPPLTADITVNGRININQPDGLVLLTNQYFPNQTLPGGKIQVGEINTARDVDGNSGSISIDSKADIEPKGNSSSIFIDSKGNIEPKGNIDTSAYASSNNGNAGNINLITKGLFSLINNTIISHTYGAGKGGDIYIEAESVNLNDGGTVKSKTFGKGNGGNITLEVSNAFNINSIKENNSESGLFTASAGDGDDSTTEDGGAGNLKVNTRTLIVRNGGQLGSDNFEENNDRFGSGKSGNINIFAEESVEVSGTSNNLAGADGLLKPTSIASFTINNKDAGDLTIETKRFTVKDGASITATTDGIGNSGILAIIADESMEVSGISSDGKGSRVRNATFGAGDSKDLIINTKRLVVKDGGRIDSRTQPSSFSNQNTGNAGNIKITTDIFEAYNGGQVISSTGGTKKHNSGNAGEININATEKVILSGVDSSFEQRSEDLKQTLTKNFPTQTEDVIDILLAARISEESSSGVVVKAKDNRTGSAGNITIETPFLSIEDGAQLNAETVTAEGGNITLQLQDLLLMRRNGDITTNAGGTGNGGNVNIDSGFVVAVPNEDNDIIARAVRGNGGNIKIDTQGIFGFQVSDQLTPRSDISASSDFGVDGVEEINAPDVDPSRGTVNLPDTPVNLNLAQGCQPSGLNSISRFTSIGTASIPANPNDIQNIYTLWEDLRSPTAQNTDSVDSTDSKSPRNSADIAAKEEIEKIQEAQGWIKTPDGKVKLVVKSPTVTPYSSWQTPSACNE is encoded by the coding sequence ATGACTATACGCTTATGCTGTTGGATTAGAAGCACAATAGGGATATTAAGCTTTTTCTCGATAGTAGGAACAAGCACTTTATTTACGAATAAGGTAGTCGCCCAAATTACTCCCGATGCGAGCCTTGGTACTGAAAGTTCGCGAGTAAAACCGTTAAATCAGCTACTTGAGCAGATTGATGGTGGAGCCATTCGTGGCACAAGTCTTTTTCATAGTTTTCAAGATTTTAATATTAAAGAAGGAAGAGGAGCTTATTTCTCTAATCCTGTAGGAATTGAAAATATTATTGGCAGAGTAACGGGAGAAAATTATTCCCAAATATTAGGTACATTGGGTGTTTTGGGAAATGCGAATTTATATTTTATTAACCCTAACGGGATTATTTTCGGACAAAATGCCAGATTAGATATAAATGGTTCTTTTTCTGCCAGCACGAATAGTTTAATCCTTTCTGATGGAAGTAAATTTAGTAGTACAATTTCTCAAGAAAAACCTCTATTAACTGTTAATCTTGTTAAACCAATTGGCTTTGACGTTGAGGTAGAGAAGCGAAATACAACAATTACTAATACGGGTAATTTGTCAGTAGGACAAGACTTAACTTTTGTGGCTGATAATATTGACTTACAAGGTAAATTACAAGCTGGTAGAGATTTGACTTTACAAGCTCAGGATACAGTAAAAATAAGGGATAGTGCGACAAATCCTTTTATTGCTCAGTCTGGAAGAAATTTAGTAATTCAAGGTAATCAAGAAGTTGATATCTTTGCGTTAAATCATCCCAACAGTGGTTTGTTTTCTGGTAAGGATATGACATTACGTTCGGCTAATGATGTTTTGGGAGATAGTCATTATCAGACAGGAGGTAATTTTCGCATCGAAAAGCTAGATGGGAGTCTAGGGAATTTGTTTAGTCCTTATGACCCCGTATTGCTGGCTAGCGGAAATGTGAACTTAGGAGACTATACGGGAGCATCACTACATATTTTAGCTGGAGGTAGTGTAACTTTAAATAATGTCACAATTAACGATACCGATACCGAACAAAATACTATTAGTCCCAGTAATAATAATTTATTTAATGGAGTTAATTCTTTTGCCGATTTAGCTAATATTAATTTATCCGATAAACAAAGAACGTCTATAACAGTTGATGGTAGTAAGCAACCGACTTTAGATATTCGTGCTGGAATTGATTGGAGTCAACTAGGTGGTTTACCAATTCCCGACCCTAACCAACAAGATTCAAATTCTTCTTTCTCTAATACACAACCGACCATAACATCACCTCCATTGACGGCTGATATTACAGTTAATGGCAGAATTAATATAAATCAACCAGATGGATTAGTTCTATTAACAAATCAATATTTTCCTAATCAAACATTGCCAGGTGGGAAGATTCAAGTAGGAGAAATTAATACAGCAAGAGATGTTGATGGTAATAGTGGTTCAATTTCCATTGATTCAAAAGCTGATATAGAACCTAAAGGTAACAGTAGCTCAATCTTTATTGATTCCAAAGGCAATATAGAACCAAAAGGTAATATAGATACATCTGCTTATGCGAGTTCTAATAATGGTAATGCGGGTAATATTAACCTAATTACAAAAGGTCTATTTTCTCTTATTAATAATACTATTATTAGCCATACCTATGGAGCAGGAAAAGGAGGAGATATATATATTGAAGCTGAATCGGTTAATTTAAATGATGGTGGGACAGTTAAGTCAAAAACTTTTGGTAAGGGTAATGGAGGAAATATAACTTTAGAAGTCTCTAATGCATTTAATATAAATAGCATTAAGGAAAACAATAGTGAAAGTGGTTTATTTACTGCTTCTGCTGGAGATGGAGATGATAGTACAACAGAAGATGGTGGTGCTGGAAATCTTAAGGTGAATACAAGAACTCTAATTGTTAGGAATGGAGGACAACTTGGATCTGACAATTTCGAGGAAAATAATGATCGGTTTGGTTCTGGTAAATCTGGAAATATAAATATCTTTGCTGAAGAATCAGTGGAAGTGAGTGGTACTTCTAATAACCTAGCTGGAGCTGATGGTTTATTGAAACCAACTTCTATTGCAAGTTTTACTATCAATAATAAAGATGCAGGTGATTTAACTATTGAAACTAAACGCTTTACTGTTAAAGATGGAGCTTCTATCACAGCAACTACTGATGGTATTGGCAACTCAGGAATTTTAGCAATAATTGCTGATGAATCTATGGAAGTTAGCGGTATTTCTAGTGATGGAAAGGGTAGTAGGGTTCGTAATGCAACTTTTGGAGCAGGAGATAGTAAAGATTTAATTATTAATACGAAACGCTTAGTTGTTAAAGATGGTGGACGTATTGATTCACGTACTCAACCTTCTTCCTTCAGCAATCAAAATACTGGTAATGCTGGTAATATAAAAATTACTACAGATATTTTTGAAGCTTATAACGGCGGACAAGTAATATCAAGTACCGGTGGTACAAAAAAGCATAATAGCGGTAACGCTGGGGAAATCAATATCAATGCTACAGAAAAAGTTATTCTTTCTGGGGTTGATAGTAGCTTTGAACAAAGAAGCGAGGATTTGAAACAAACATTAACAAAAAATTTTCCAACCCAGACTGAAGACGTTATTGACATTCTTTTAGCTGCCCGAATAAGTGAAGAATCGTCAAGTGGTGTGGTAGTCAAAGCCAAAGATAATAGAACTGGTAGTGCTGGAAATATTACCATAGAAACTCCTTTTCTTTCTATTGAAGATGGCGCTCAGTTAAACGCTGAAACAGTTACTGCTGAAGGTGGAAATATTACATTACAGTTGCAAGACTTATTGTTAATGCGCCGTAATGGTGACATTACTACTAATGCTGGAGGTACGGGAAATGGCGGAAATGTCAACATTGATTCTGGTTTTGTTGTTGCTGTTCCCAATGAAGATAATGATATTATTGCTAGAGCAGTTCGCGGTAATGGTGGAAATATAAAAATTGATACCCAAGGGATTTTTGGTTTTCAGGTAAGCGACCAGTTAACTCCAAGAAGCGATATCAGCGCTAGTTCGGATTTTGGTGTAGATGGGGTAGAGGAAATTAATGCACCAGATGTAGACCCCAGTCGTGGAACTGTCAATTTACCGGATACACCAGTTAATTTGAATTTGGCGCAGGGGTGTCAACCGAGTGGATTAAACTCTATTAGCCGGTTTACAAGTATTGGCACTGCTAGCATACCAGCTAATCCTAACGACATACAAAATATTTATACCCTTTGGGAAGATTTGCGATCGCCTACAGCACAAAATACAGATAGCGTAGATTCTACAGATTCTAAATCTCCCCGTAACTCTGCTGATATTGCAGCTAAAGAGGAAATAGAGAAAATACAGGAAGCTCAAGGTTGGATAAAAACTCCAGATGGGAAGGTAAAACTTGTAGTCAAATCACCTACCGTTACTCCTTATAGTTCTTGGCAGACACCATCAGCTTGCAATGAGTAA